catggacgttcttcaatgttcttgttttgttcttcatgttcataacaaaaacataaagtttgggtgtttgattcaaaaattgttttgaatttttgtttgaaatttgttTGTTGAAGTTGATGTGAATTGATTGGTACTTTTCACTATTCACTCATCGCCTTACCTTTCACTCATCACGTCACCTTTCACTCAACACCATACCAATCACTTTTCATTTTTGAAATGTGCTCAACCTCTCTTACACACCAAATCCGGCCACCCCTATAATGAGGGTACTTTTGgagcttttatgcaattacataaagttttgatacttttgtgtatttgcactttgaccctaaaatttacgtttttacgtaaaaGCCTAAAATTACTAAAGGACAATGTGGCTTAAAAAATGTAGTCTTCCTCACATGAATAATAAACATATACTAAACAAATAGGAAGCAATGCCATGAGGTGGATGAAATAAGCATGTACTAAACAAACACTCTCATTACTCTAGAACCGTATCCAACAAGCAATTGACATTAAATAAGAAGCAATAACATGATGTCCACCACAAAAACATATACTAAACAAACACACAGAGAAAATAGAATAGTAAAATACACGTCGCATATTAATTAAGTAAAACAATAAGAGAGGGATTGACTTGGAGTCTCGGACCCGACAGATCAAACACCAATATGTCTTGATGGAAAAGTTAGGTCCAAGTGTGCGGTAATTCTTCATGAAATATTGAACATACTCTTAACAGATGCAATGGCTTATACTTTAGGGGGTGGTCCTTGTCTACAAGCTCATTGGGTACGCATGTTTCCCCTTCCTTGTATGAAAATAGAGCTAACGAGTATCTTACATCATTCTCCCTCAAAGTGACTCGATGTTTACAAGTTTGAATTCTGTCGTTGCTCCAAACCTAggtcaaccaaaaccacaaacaTACCCACTAAGATTTAGCAAATGTTGCAATACAAATTATACAATGATATCAatcataagtttttttttttttttttttttttttttttttgacaaatatCAATCGTTAGTTGAGCATGTGCCTCTCAATATTTTTTTCCCGCCAAAATGGGGAGTTGAGCTTGTTTGCCAATAGACCAAATGATCACAGGCTTTGTTATTCAATTTTAAACTATAATTTATTACCAGACTCGTGACATACATATCACATAATTTTGTGGCATACCTTAAATCCATCACCAGCTATATAGatgaagaatgaaggcacagGATGAAAAGAAATCCACTCATCGTCCTTTGACTTTATTTCCAGACCTTTGACATGATTTTGATAGAGTACGGTGCTGAAGTCCTTGTCTGTCTGGCCTTGGATACCCACATCCATTCCTGTTTTCTCAGGATCATTGTATTTACTAAATTTGTAGAGGTAAACAACTGATCGAATGTGATCATCATGGTACTTCTCTACGCCATAGTTTTCAAACACCATTCTTCTCACAGCATGATCTAGTTTTTCCATCATTTTTACTTACAAATCAGCACCTTGACTGCCCAACAAAGAACAAATTATGAAAGTGTAAAtgtgtaaaaattaaaaaggaaaaaaatagcaTTTTGACGATCTCCTTGGGATGTTTATGATGGATTTCAGTTGAGATTTTATACTGAAATTGATCGTTTCCATCGGGCCAAAAGTGATGCGTAAACTTTTTAGTTTCTTCAGGGTTTGTAGCACAACCAATCGTGATGCATTCAGTAGCGACGCTATAAGGTATGTAGCCAATGGGGAAAGGCTTTTCGTAAGTAATTTACAGCTAAGTTTCGGTTGGGAAATCAAACAAGTCATCCAACGTACCAAGGAAGGGACTCCGAATCTCAGAAGGAATTATGTCGGGTAGTTTttgtttgggttaaaattgGAACTTCGGGCTCAAAAGGAAGTTAGCCCAGAAGAAGGTCTAGAAGGAAGAAAACCCAAGGCCCAGCCGAAGCCCAGAAGAAGGAATAAGCCCTTTTCCCGACTAAGTGCAGATCACTTgagccacttgctcacctacctagaagtcaagtggtgtagactagccagctaatcagcccaaaaatactttacaatggcagtacaagtaaaaagctgatgagtcactacccttcagcTGCATTCGGACAAGATTGATGTTGCAGGCAACCAAGCCAAATCATCTATAAAAAGGGAAAGAGGAATCaaagataaggacactcaatcaaacaaacaaatacacaaactctgctcaagccagatttgcatacgaagctgtagtcagcaccaaGCCTTTATCCTTTTCaggatcaaccttcaccaaaagcctttgtaaaagctctgaTACTTTGTCTgaatcttgctgtagtatcgattccctcctATAAACTCATCTCCCAATCTCCCATTCTAGCACtcaaaccctttgtaaatcacaaaaggaggaagttgcaagactatcagccttgcccgaccctttttgttctgtcttttcattcataaatctaggaatatgatgtatacttccatctgtatccaagttatttctagcaagtttATGATTAAAAGGTGTTTTGGTTCTTGAATCTGGTCGGTTTAATGGTGCCCAACCATGTAAAAGTAAAGTTGGAATCCGCACTCATAGCTtgaccagatctaagttctaacctTTCGAGCATACAAGATTGATCaatcaaaagtccttggtctcaaggcataaaataaaactttatgtggacttaacccatccacgacaatccttgataataagaagtctgaagttacttggggtgcaagtaatcAGCCTAGTTCTTAGTTCtacttctgttatattatgattgctatagaacgcttgagtatagaattaattctgatgggaagcctcaaggcctatacctaaggccctacaaaggcacctatctgggttcattctgctcttcgggctcgGGTGATTAAAGTATAACAGTTGTAATACTTCTGCAACAATGAAACAATCActatatgttcgagtacttgGTTAGCTTTGATTGCAagtctcaaggcctacacctaaagccccacaaaggcacctttcatagCTAACTTGGTCTCTCGGGCATATACAATTAAACTAAACACCtgttttacatctgtcatgctaaagatggcagtggcacgcctgaacacttaaagttaattttgattgtgagcctcaaggcctacacctaaggccccacaaaggcacatttcagaattaactttgtccttctcttaCCGCCTACCattaagcagaagcccgacagacaaTATCAACCGGCGCTGACCtcttggggagctgtgtgctcgtcggccaggagaCGTTCCCATCGGATATTCCTCCAGACGAACAATTTTGCCACGAAACAGCCAAGCTCTTCAAGTGCATGACAAATGTCTTTGCGTATTGAGAGCCAAGAACTGGTCCCTGGCTTGAAGCAGTCTTTATCGGAGAAATCTACCACTGTAAGTTTGGCCATTGTGTGAATAGGTTATGAGTGCTCTATGGTTAAGCTCCAGAGATGCGTATACCTAGCCAACAAAAATGATACTTATAGAACAGCAGGTTATGTATTTTCCTTCACTGTCATATTTCTTTAATGTCTATCTGATGTGGGCGGGTTGTTCTTTATATTTATCATAATAATCTGCTCTCCAACTTGTTAAAAAGAAATGGATTCATGACGAGCAGTGAAATTGACTTTTGTcctctattattttttttgcattaATCATTTGATTTCTTTTATAGGTAAATGTGGTAATGAAAGAACAGGTGAAGCAGAtaagaaataattaaatatcATAATTTCGCATAACTTAGAGATTTAGTGATCTACGTCCCAATTTTTGTACTTTCCTTTATGTTATAAACAAGAGGTAGAGTTAAATTGTTGCAATTTAGTGATATACGTCTCTACCAGTCACATTTGTTGTGGGACAGAGTTTACATCATTACAAATTGTTTAGACCTGACAAAATAGACCTGTTTTGGGTTTACGTAGGATCGTAAGAGAGAATCTTTGCAGCTTGGTTTCGGTTGGGAAatcaaacaactcatccaacgTACCAAAGGGACTACGAATCTCAGAAGGAATTATGTCGGGTAGTTTTGCCACGAAACAGCCAAGCTCTTCAAGTGCATGTCAAATGTCTTTCCGTATTGAGAGCCAAGAACTGGTCCCTGGCTTGAAGCAGTCTTTATCGGAGTACCACTGTAAGTTTGGCCATTGTTTGAAGAGGTTTTGAGGGCTCTATGGTTAAGCTCCAGAGATGCATATACCTAGCCAACAAAAATGATGCTTCTAGAACAGCAGGTTATGTATTTTCCTTCACTGCCATATTTCTTTAATGTCTATCTGATGTGGGTGGgttattcttattatttatcataataatttgcTCTCCAACTTGTTAAAAAGAAATGGATTCATGACAAGCAGTGAAAGTGACTTTTGTCgtctattattttttttgcattaATCATTCGATTTCTTTTATAGGTAAACGTGGTAATGAAAGAACAGGTGAAGCAGACAAGAAATAGTTAAATATAATAATTTCTCGGTTCTTAGAGATTTAGTGATATAAGTCTCAAATCTTGTAATTTCCTTTAGGAGTGTGCcatccacacaccctattttacttctcacacactctttgataatttctgtccattgattttcttcaattcatctgatctaacggccgaaaattaaaaaggtgtgtgagaagtaaggtgtgtggatatcacatccctttcCTTTATATTATAACAAGATGTAAAGTTGAATTGTTGTAATTTAGTGATACACGTCTCTACCAGTCACATTGGTTGTGGGACAGAGTTTACTTCATGTCTCAAGACCAGATAGTTATGGAAGCACCACAAGCTGAGCTTAAATCCATGCATAAAGTATGAAATGAAAAATATGTCAATTTACGATCATGTTAtgtcaataaaataatattttattagacGCTAAGTCCAAGCAAATCACGCATATCTACCATGCCAAGCCGTATTGTGATATTAATACATTAATATTATAATACGAGTCACGCCAAGTATGCGACACATTTAAATGATCTCAAGCCACGTAATGGGACTTGCCAAGTGGTTCATGGTGTGGATGGTTATAGAAGTTCACTAGGTATGTGTGAAATTAGAATTGTGGAAGACTTTTGGGTTTCTTGGGAGAACTAAAAGTTAGAGCCCATGATTTTGGCTTCAGTAGGAACGCTTGAGAGAGAATAGCTTTATCCTTACCCTTTCACTTACAAACCAACTAGAATACTGGAATCGACCAAAACCCAAAGCTGAGCTAACCAAATCAGAACAAATCACATGTTTACCTTGAGTTGTGCGTGCCTTTTGTTGTGCAAAAAAGAATCTTTCCTTTCCAAGTTCACATAGGAAAAAGATGAGAGAAAGTAGAAAGAAGCATTACCAAAGATATAGTCGTGTTATGGGACTTGATCCAGGAAAGGTACTGTGGGACTTGATCCAGGAAAGGAGAAACTTTGGGTAGTGTGCCCAAACAGTCTTCATGGGGCTCCTAGCCTCTGTAGTGTTATACTAAAAAGGAAACATGAAGCTGCAGCCATGGAAAGATGAAAGGGAGACTTAACTAAATTGGAAAAGGAGAAAAGACCAAGAGATTCGTTAGCTGGAGCCTGGAAAACTTCCTGCTTCTATAAACACAAGCCATTAGTATGCTATAAAAAAGGAGAGGCACAACCACGTGGGGGAAGAAGAATGACAAGTGCAAGAATGCACCATGCAGAGCAAGCTTTCTCTAAGTGCAAGAAACCCTAGTTCTTTAAGGATAAGCTTTATGTGGGATCATGATTTTCTAGGGTTAAAGTAAGGCTGATCCGAATCTAAATAACTCAGAAGTTCGGTCATGGACTCACCAACTCCAGGTGGAGCTAGATCAAAAGGAGCAGCGGTGCCATCATCATCCTGTTTTGGGGCAAAAGATGAAGTCCTAGCGACTCTACTGGATGACTATGCTTGTTCTGTAATATGTGCGATCTGATCTAGATATGGACACAATCTGATCCTTTAAGTTTTAGAGTTCATACAATCTAGGGATTGGCGTGCGCCGCAAGTAATCATAACTTTTAATAGGATGTACTATCTACTTTTAGATATCCTCTGGGATTTTGCCTGCTTAGAACAAGGATTCTATCCTAAAAAGGTCTTTCTCCCCATGGTATAAATACATTGAGTCTAGGGTTCATATATGGTAATGTAATCTAAACACTTGAATTCTTTTGCCCACTGCTTGAGTTTAAAACTGTTATCTAACTTGACTATTGAAGAGCCTTTGGCTGGCACACACAACCCCTAGGTTCTAGGCTTGCTTGTGGTTGCTTATTGTTTTGCAAGTAGTTAGGTTTGAAACACTTCCTCCATACATAATGGTGCGCAAATTTGATTCCAACAATTGGTACTTTCACTGAGAGTGAACTCTTATTCCTTTCGACTAAATCACTTAACCTTATGGAAACTTTACTTGGACAGTCATCCTACGGTCAGGCCATAGACATGAATTTTGACAACATCTCTTTCATGAATCAAGTCTTGGATGACATGTTGAAGATATGTGCGAAAGATCTCTACGGAAGAATTTGTGATCTAGGAAGCAGGCAAGACTCTCCAAGCTAGACAAGAAGATGAAAGACATTGAAGACGCTATCGCCCATTTTAGAAATTCGGCCAACCAAGTAACCTCAAAGATGATTAGTCAAGGTCCATTCATGCTAACACGAGAACTCGTCAAAGCCACAGAGAACACAAGGTTTACATTTGGCCCAATATTTTGGAAGGAGGTCGGTTGCCTGAGTCAACTGCATAGGAGGAAAACAAGAATACTTCCACAAAGCACATAAAGGGAGGAAGGCAGCATGTGAAAGAGACTAACCAAAGATTCCCACGATCTTCATCATGACACCAAAAACTGCCCACCTTTCCCTAGACGACACTCTTGTCCGTCAAGTTGTAAATCTATGATGCCATGGTAGGCCGACTTTTGATAGATAATGGATTAGACGGCAACATCTTTTCACGGGCTCAACTAAAAAGATGATCATTATCTGGAGAGTCAAACTTAAAAGGGTTACTACCCAAGCCTTTGATGGAACTCTGCTCAACATTATGGGGACAATACAACTTATGGTACAAGCAAAATCGTTTGAAAATTTAATGACTTTCAATGTTATGGATTGCCCATCTCTTTACAATGCCATTCTCGATCGAGAAGGGTTACATGGCATACGTAAGATTCCCTTGGGTGATAATCTCTTGCCCTGCTATCCATCCATGAAGGTAAACAATAGAAGATCGAACCATAAACGGAACTAAAGAACCAATGCTGGGAGGAAGAGCCCATGCTAGCAAGAGGCAAGCCCATAGCAGAGCTCACCAAGTGGTCTACATAAAGCACCATCCGAACTACATGCGGCTTGATTCCCTTCCTTGGATATGTAGGGTGTCCATCATGGACTTAATAGCATGTTGTCTGCGTGAGGACAAGTTCATGGAAAAGTTATCACCCAACGACTTACCATAGGCTTATCGTCAAAAGTGATCACTTATATAAT
The nucleotide sequence above comes from Malus sylvestris chromosome 16, drMalSylv7.2, whole genome shotgun sequence. Encoded proteins:
- the LOC126608742 gene encoding deoxypodophyllotoxin synthase-like, producing MMEKLDHAVRRMVFENYGVEKYHDDHIRSVVYLYKFSKYNDPEKTGMDVGIQGQTDKDFSTVLYQNHVKGLEIKSKDDEWISFHPVPSFFIYIAGDGFKVWSNDRIQTCKHRVTLRENDVRYSLALFSYKEGETCVPNELVDKDHPLKYKPLHLLRVCSIFHEELPHTWT